A portion of the Pseudorasbora parva isolate DD20220531a chromosome 1, ASM2467924v1, whole genome shotgun sequence genome contains these proteins:
- the LOC137087586 gene encoding histone H2B-like gives MPEPAKSAPKKGSKKAVTKTAGKSGKKRKRSRKESYAIYVYKVLKQVHPDTGISSKAMGIMNSFVNDIFERIAGEASRLAHYNKRSTITSREIQTAVRLLLPGELAKHAVSEGTKAVTKYTSSK, from the coding sequence ATGCCTGAGCCAGCGAAGTCCGCGCCCAAGAAGGGCTCGAAGAAGGCCGTCACTAAAACCGCTGGCAAGAGCGGAAAGAAGCGCAAGAGGTCCAGGAAGGAGAGCTACGCTATCTACGTGTACAAAGTCCTGAAGCAGGTTCATCCCGACACCGGCATCTCCTCCAAGGCGATGGGAATCATGAACTCTTTCGTCAACGACATCTTCGAGCGCATCGCCGGTGAAGCGTCTCGTCTCGCTCACTACAACAAGCGCTCCACCATCACATCGAGAGAGATCCAGACCGCCGTGCGTCTGCTGCTGCCCGGGGAGCTGGCCAAACACGCCGTGTCTGAGGGCACAAAGGCTGTGACCAAATACACCAGCTCAAAGTAA
- the LOC137087602 gene encoding histone H3: protein MARTKQTARKSTGGKAPRKQLATKAARKSAPATGGVKKPHRYRPGTVALREIRRYQKSTELLIRKLPFQRLVREIAQDFKTDLRFQSSAVMALQEASEAYLVGLFEDTNLCAIHAKRVTIMPKDIQLARRIRGERA, encoded by the coding sequence ATGGCGAGAACCAAGCAGACCGCTCGTAAGTCCACCGGAGGAAAAGCCCCGAGGAAGCAGCTAGCTACCAAAGCCGCCCGTAAGAGCGCTCCAGCTACCGGTGGCGTTAAGAAGCCTCACCGTTACAGGCCCGGTACCGTGGCGCTGAGAGAGATTCGCCGTTATCAGAAATCCACTGAGCTGTTGATCCGCAAACTGCCCTTCCAGCGACTGGTGAGAGAAATCGCCCAGGATTTCAAGACGGATCTGCGCTTCCAGAGCTCCGCTGTCATGGCCCTGCAGGAGGCTAGCGAGGCTTATTTGGTGGGTCTGTTTGAGGACACCAATCTGTGCGCCATCCACGCCAAGAGAGTCACCATCATGCCCAAAGACATCCAGCTGGCCCGCCGCATCCGCGGAGAGCGCGCTTAG
- the LOC137079884 gene encoding histone H2A-like, whose product MSGRGKTGGKARAKAKSRSSRAGLQFPVGRVHRLLRKGNYAQRVGAGAPVYLAAVLEYLTAEILELAGNAARDNKKTRIIPRHLQLAVRNDEELNKLLGGVTIAQGGVLPNIQAVLLPKKTEKPAKSK is encoded by the coding sequence ATGAGCGGACGAGGTAAAACCGGCGGTAAGGCTCGCGCCAAGGCCAAGAGTCGCTCTTCCAGGGCGGGACTGCAGTTTCCCGTCGGCCGTGTCCACAGGCTTCTCCGCAAAGGCAACTATGCCCAGCGCGTCGGTGCCGGTGCTCCGGTTTATTTGGCCGCTGTGCTCGAGTATCTCACCGCTGAGATCCTGGAGTTGGCTGGAAACGCCGCTCGGGACAACAAGAAGACCCGTATCATTCCTCGACACCTGCAGCTGGCGGTGCGCAATGACGAGGAGCTGAACAAGCTTCTGGGTGGCGTGACCATCGCTCAGGGCGGCGTGCTGCCCAACATTCAGGCCGTGCTGCTGCCCAAGAAGACCGAGAAGCCCGCCAAGTCCAAATAA
- the LOC137087618 gene encoding histone H1-like, with protein MAETAPAPAAAAPAKSPKKKSAAKAKKAGPGVGELIVKAVSASKERSGVSLAALKKALAAGGYDVEKNNSRVKIAVKSLVTKGALVQVKGTGASGSFKLNKQQAETKKKPAKKAAPKAKKPAAKKPAAAKKPKAAAAKKPKAAKKSPKKAKKPAATAAKKATKSPKKAKKPAATKKAAKSPKKVKAAKPKAAKPKAAKPKRAAPKKR; from the coding sequence atggCAGAAACCGCCCCAGCCCCGGCTGCTGCCGCCCCGGCCAAATCGCCCAAGAAGAAGTCCGCCGCGAAAGCCAAGAAAGCAGGACCAGGCGTCGGCGAGCTCATCGTCAAGGCTGTGTCCGCGTCGAAGGAGAGGAGCGGTGTGTCCCTCGCCGCCCTGAAGAAAGCGCTCGCTGCCGGCGGCTACGATGTGGAGAAGAACAACTCCCGCGTCAAGATCGCCGTCAAGAGTCTGGTGACTAAAGGCGCCCTGGTGCAGGTCAAAGGGACCGGGGCCTCCGGCTCCTTCAAGCTCAACAAGCAGCAAGCCGAGACCAAGAAGAAACCCGCCAAGAAAGCGGCTCCTAAAGCGAAGAAGCCCGCAGCCAAGAAACCCGCGGCCGCTAAGAAGCCCAAAGCCGCAGCAGCAAAGAAGCCCAAAGCCGCGAAGAAATCACCGAAGAAGGCCAAGAAACCCGCCGCCACAGCCGCTAAGAAGGCGACGAAGAGCCCCAAGAAGGCAAAGAAGCCAGCAGCCACTAAGAAAGCAGCCAAAAGCCCTAAAAAGGTCAAGGCGGCTAAACCTAAAGCAGCAAAGCCTAAAGCCGCCAAGCCTAAAAGGGCAGCTCCCAAAAAGAGATAA